One window of the Maylandia zebra isolate NMK-2024a linkage group LG19, Mzebra_GT3a, whole genome shotgun sequence genome contains the following:
- the dpysl5a gene encoding dihydropyrimidinase-related protein 5a isoform X2, whose translation MSSSSAMVRILIKGGKVVNDDCTQEADVYIENGIVQQVGKELMIPGGAKVIDASGKLVLPGGIDTSVHLEESFMNATTVDDFYSGTKAALAGGTTMVIGHVLPERNESLLEAYEKCRNSADSKACCDYALHIGVTWWGPKVRAEMEKLVRDKGVNSFQMFMAYKDMFMLRDSELFQVLQHCKDIGAIARVHAENGELVSEGAKEALDLGISGPEGIEISRPEELEAEATHRAITIANRAHCPVYLVNVSSMSAGDVVATAKMQGKVVHGETTTAHTVLNGMQYYHQDWSHAAAHVTVPPLRLDPNTPNFLMSLLGNDTLNVVGSDHRPFTVKQKAMGKDDFTKIPHGLPGIQDRMSVIWEKGVIGGKMDENRFVAVTSSNAAKIYNLYPRKGRIIPGADADVVVWDPEGSKVISVENQVQGGDINPYEGLRCHGVPIVTISRGRLVYENGMFTCAEGSGKFCPLRTFPDYLYKKMVQREKCQAVKAVEREPYTGEVVAVANSGKRDTGSSDLDTPTRPCTRHGGMRDLHESSFSLSGAQIDDNIPKRSSARILAPPGGRSSGIW comes from the exons ATGTCTTCCAGCTCAGCGATGGTGCGGATCCTTATAAAGGGTGGCAAAGTGGTGAATGATGACTGTACCCAGGAGGCTGATGTTTACATCGAGAACGGCATCGTCCAGCAGGTGGGGAAAGAGCTGATGATCCCAGGTGGGGCTAAAGTGATTGATGCCTCAGGGAAACTGGTGCTTCCTGGGGGCATCGACACTAGTGTCCACCTGGAGGAGAGCTTCATGAATGCCACCACAGTAGATGACTTCTACAGCGGTACCAAG gcTGCTTTGGCTGGTGGCACCACCATGGTGATCGGACATGTTCTCCCTGAGAGGAACGAATCTTTGCTGGAAGCCTACGAAAAGTGCCGCAACTCAGCCGACTCCAAGGCCTGCTGTGATTACGCTCTGCACATTGGAGTTACTTGGTGGGGACCCAAG GTTCGAGCTGAGATGGAGAAGCTGGTAAGAGACAAAGGAGTGAACTCCTTTCAGATGTTCATGGCGTATAAGGACATGTTCATGCTGCGGGACAGTGAACTCTTCCAGGTCCTGCAGCACTGTAAGGACATTGGAGCCATAGCGAGGGTCCACGCTGAGAATGGGGAACTTGTGTCAGAG GGTGCCAAGGAGGCATTGGATCTTGGCATTAGTGGCCCAGAAGGTATTGAAATCAGCAGGCCTGAAGAG TTGGAAGCAGAAGCAACCCACAGGGCGATTACCATCGCCAACAGG gCCCACTGCCCAGTTTATCTTGTGAATGTCTCCAGTATGTCTGCTGGAGATGTAGTGGCTACAGCCAAGATGCAAG GTAAGGTGGTCCACGGAGAAACAACAACTGCCCACACTGTCCTGAACGGTATGCAGTACTATCATCAGGACTGGTCTCATGCAGCTGCCCATGTGACTGTGCCTCCTCTCCGCCTGGACCCCAATACTCCAAATTTTCTAATGAGCCTGCTTggaaa CGACACTCTAAATGTTGTGGGGTCTGACCATCGTCCATTCACCGTCAAACAGAAGGCCATGGGCAAGGATGATTTCACAAAGATCCCTCATGGGCTTCCTGGCATTCAGGACCGTATGAGCGTCATCTGGGAGAAAGGGGTG ATTGGAGGTAAAATGGATGAGAATCGCTTTGTAGCAGTCACAAGCTCAAATGCAGCCAAGATCTACAACCTCTACCCGAGAAAAGGCAGGATCATCCCAGGAGCAGATGCTGATGTGGTGGTCTGGGACCCAGAGGGATCCAA GGTCATTTCTGTTGAAAACCAGGTGCAGGGAGGTGATATTAACCCGTATGAAGGTCTGCGCTGCCACGGTGTACCGATTGTCACCATCAGCCGTGGACGTCTGGTCTACGAAAATGGCATGTTCACGTGCGCCGAGGGCTCCGGAAAGTTTTGCCCACTGAGGACTTTCCCGGATTATCTCTACAAGAAGATGGTTCAGAGAGAAAAG TGCCAGGCGGTGAAAGCTGTGGAGCGGGAACCCTACACAGGTGAAGTTGTTGCCGTGGCAAATTCTGGAAAAAGAGACACCGGCTCTTCAGATCTAGACACTCCAACACGCCCCTGCACCCGGCATGGGGGCATGAGGGACCTCCATGagtccagcttcagcctgtcTG GTGCTCAAATCGATGACAACATTCCAAAGAGATCCTCAGCGAGGATCCTTGCTCCTCCTGGTGGAAGATCCAGCGGGATCTGGTAA
- the dpysl5a gene encoding dihydropyrimidinase-related protein 5a isoform X1, producing MRSIAMSSSSAMVRILIKGGKVVNDDCTQEADVYIENGIVQQVGKELMIPGGAKVIDASGKLVLPGGIDTSVHLEESFMNATTVDDFYSGTKAALAGGTTMVIGHVLPERNESLLEAYEKCRNSADSKACCDYALHIGVTWWGPKVRAEMEKLVRDKGVNSFQMFMAYKDMFMLRDSELFQVLQHCKDIGAIARVHAENGELVSEGAKEALDLGISGPEGIEISRPEELEAEATHRAITIANRAHCPVYLVNVSSMSAGDVVATAKMQGKVVHGETTTAHTVLNGMQYYHQDWSHAAAHVTVPPLRLDPNTPNFLMSLLGNDTLNVVGSDHRPFTVKQKAMGKDDFTKIPHGLPGIQDRMSVIWEKGVIGGKMDENRFVAVTSSNAAKIYNLYPRKGRIIPGADADVVVWDPEGSKVISVENQVQGGDINPYEGLRCHGVPIVTISRGRLVYENGMFTCAEGSGKFCPLRTFPDYLYKKMVQREKCQAVKAVEREPYTGEVVAVANSGKRDTGSSDLDTPTRPCTRHGGMRDLHESSFSLSGAQIDDNIPKRSSARILAPPGGRSSGIW from the exons ATGAG ATCAATAGCCATGTCTTCCAGCTCAGCGATGGTGCGGATCCTTATAAAGGGTGGCAAAGTGGTGAATGATGACTGTACCCAGGAGGCTGATGTTTACATCGAGAACGGCATCGTCCAGCAGGTGGGGAAAGAGCTGATGATCCCAGGTGGGGCTAAAGTGATTGATGCCTCAGGGAAACTGGTGCTTCCTGGGGGCATCGACACTAGTGTCCACCTGGAGGAGAGCTTCATGAATGCCACCACAGTAGATGACTTCTACAGCGGTACCAAG gcTGCTTTGGCTGGTGGCACCACCATGGTGATCGGACATGTTCTCCCTGAGAGGAACGAATCTTTGCTGGAAGCCTACGAAAAGTGCCGCAACTCAGCCGACTCCAAGGCCTGCTGTGATTACGCTCTGCACATTGGAGTTACTTGGTGGGGACCCAAG GTTCGAGCTGAGATGGAGAAGCTGGTAAGAGACAAAGGAGTGAACTCCTTTCAGATGTTCATGGCGTATAAGGACATGTTCATGCTGCGGGACAGTGAACTCTTCCAGGTCCTGCAGCACTGTAAGGACATTGGAGCCATAGCGAGGGTCCACGCTGAGAATGGGGAACTTGTGTCAGAG GGTGCCAAGGAGGCATTGGATCTTGGCATTAGTGGCCCAGAAGGTATTGAAATCAGCAGGCCTGAAGAG TTGGAAGCAGAAGCAACCCACAGGGCGATTACCATCGCCAACAGG gCCCACTGCCCAGTTTATCTTGTGAATGTCTCCAGTATGTCTGCTGGAGATGTAGTGGCTACAGCCAAGATGCAAG GTAAGGTGGTCCACGGAGAAACAACAACTGCCCACACTGTCCTGAACGGTATGCAGTACTATCATCAGGACTGGTCTCATGCAGCTGCCCATGTGACTGTGCCTCCTCTCCGCCTGGACCCCAATACTCCAAATTTTCTAATGAGCCTGCTTggaaa CGACACTCTAAATGTTGTGGGGTCTGACCATCGTCCATTCACCGTCAAACAGAAGGCCATGGGCAAGGATGATTTCACAAAGATCCCTCATGGGCTTCCTGGCATTCAGGACCGTATGAGCGTCATCTGGGAGAAAGGGGTG ATTGGAGGTAAAATGGATGAGAATCGCTTTGTAGCAGTCACAAGCTCAAATGCAGCCAAGATCTACAACCTCTACCCGAGAAAAGGCAGGATCATCCCAGGAGCAGATGCTGATGTGGTGGTCTGGGACCCAGAGGGATCCAA GGTCATTTCTGTTGAAAACCAGGTGCAGGGAGGTGATATTAACCCGTATGAAGGTCTGCGCTGCCACGGTGTACCGATTGTCACCATCAGCCGTGGACGTCTGGTCTACGAAAATGGCATGTTCACGTGCGCCGAGGGCTCCGGAAAGTTTTGCCCACTGAGGACTTTCCCGGATTATCTCTACAAGAAGATGGTTCAGAGAGAAAAG TGCCAGGCGGTGAAAGCTGTGGAGCGGGAACCCTACACAGGTGAAGTTGTTGCCGTGGCAAATTCTGGAAAAAGAGACACCGGCTCTTCAGATCTAGACACTCCAACACGCCCCTGCACCCGGCATGGGGGCATGAGGGACCTCCATGagtccagcttcagcctgtcTG GTGCTCAAATCGATGACAACATTCCAAAGAGATCCTCAGCGAGGATCCTTGCTCCTCCTGGTGGAAGATCCAGCGGGATCTGGTAA